In a single window of the Larimichthys crocea isolate SSNF chromosome XVII, L_crocea_2.0, whole genome shotgun sequence genome:
- the med8 gene encoding mediator of RNA polymerase II transcription subunit 8 isoform X3, with protein sequence MQQREEKQLEASVDSLISRVAHVKNALHSFIYKLENEYERLTWPSVLDNFALLSGQLNTINKLLKNEKTPSFRNQVIIPLLLSPDRDEDLAKLTEQRVPVFSHEIVPDYLRTKPDPEVEEQEKQLSAEAARIGPEVAQKQIQTLNKLCSNLLEKLNNPRDDRDAESAAIRQNKPSFNPADTNALVGAVAFGKGLSKCRPPGPVAPGHPGQGPMMSGGPTLQQVTIGGGSAQQAGMGGSVAQQPQGQPGKMPSSIKTNIKSASGSMHPYNR encoded by the exons ATGCAG cAGCGGGAGGAGAAGCAGCTGGAGGCTTCGGTGGACTCGCTCATCTCTCGGGTGGCTCACGTTAAAAACGCTCTGCACAGTTTCATCTACAAGCTGGAGAACGAGTACGAGCGACTGACGTG GCCTTCTGTTTTGGACAACTTCGCTCTTCTATCCGGTCAGCTGAACACGATCAATAAACTGCTCAAGAACGAGAAGACGCCTTCCTTTCGCAACCAGGTTATCATCCCACTGCTTCTGTCTCCAGACCGGGATGAGGATTTAGCA AAACTCACGGAGCAGCGTGTCCCAGTCTTCAGCCATGAGATTGTTCCAGACTACCTGCGGACCAAGCCCGAtccagaggtggaggagcaggagaaacaGCTGAGTGCAGAGGCAGCACGGATCGGCCCAGAGGTGGCACAG AAACAGATCCAGACGCTGAACAAACTATGTTCAAATCTGCTAGAGAAGCTCAACAATCCTCGTGATGACAGAGATGCAGAAAGTGCAG caaTACGACAGAACAAACCGTCTTTCAACCCCGCCGACACCAACGCGCTGGTCGGAGCTGTCGCGTTTGGAAAGGGGCTTTCCAAATGTAGGCCTCCAGGTCCAGTGGCCCCTGGACATCCAGGACAAGGGCCCATGATGAGTGGAGGCCCGACCTTACAGCAGGTCACCATTGGCGGTGGTTCAGCCCAGCAAGCAGGTATGGGAGGATCTGTGGCTCAACAGCCGCAAGGGCAGCCAG gtAAAATGCCGAGCAGCATCAAGACAAACATCAAATCTGCGTCCGGTTCAATGCACCCTTACAACCGATGA
- the med8 gene encoding mediator of RNA polymerase II transcription subunit 8 isoform X1 — translation MQQREEKQLEASVDSLISRVAHVKNALHSFIYKLENEYERLTWPSVLDNFALLSGQLNTINKLLKNEKTPSFRNQVIIPLLLSPDRDEDLAKLTEQRVPVFSHEIVPDYLRTKPDPEVEEQEKQLSAEAARIGPEVAQKQIQTLNKLCSNLLEKLNNPRDDRDAESAAIRQNKPSFNPADTNALVGAVAFGKGLSKCRPPGPVAPGHPGQGPMMSGGPTLQQVTIGGGSAQQAGMGGSVAQQPQGQPGRRPGELGKMPSSIKTNIKSASGSMHPYNR, via the exons ATGCAG cAGCGGGAGGAGAAGCAGCTGGAGGCTTCGGTGGACTCGCTCATCTCTCGGGTGGCTCACGTTAAAAACGCTCTGCACAGTTTCATCTACAAGCTGGAGAACGAGTACGAGCGACTGACGTG GCCTTCTGTTTTGGACAACTTCGCTCTTCTATCCGGTCAGCTGAACACGATCAATAAACTGCTCAAGAACGAGAAGACGCCTTCCTTTCGCAACCAGGTTATCATCCCACTGCTTCTGTCTCCAGACCGGGATGAGGATTTAGCA AAACTCACGGAGCAGCGTGTCCCAGTCTTCAGCCATGAGATTGTTCCAGACTACCTGCGGACCAAGCCCGAtccagaggtggaggagcaggagaaacaGCTGAGTGCAGAGGCAGCACGGATCGGCCCAGAGGTGGCACAG AAACAGATCCAGACGCTGAACAAACTATGTTCAAATCTGCTAGAGAAGCTCAACAATCCTCGTGATGACAGAGATGCAGAAAGTGCAG caaTACGACAGAACAAACCGTCTTTCAACCCCGCCGACACCAACGCGCTGGTCGGAGCTGTCGCGTTTGGAAAGGGGCTTTCCAAATGTAGGCCTCCAGGTCCAGTGGCCCCTGGACATCCAGGACAAGGGCCCATGATGAGTGGAGGCCCGACCTTACAGCAGGTCACCATTGGCGGTGGTTCAGCCCAGCAAGCAGGTATGGGAGGATCTGTGGCTCAACAGCCGCAAGGGCAGCCAGGTAGGAGACCTGGAGAGCTGG gtAAAATGCCGAGCAGCATCAAGACAAACATCAAATCTGCGTCCGGTTCAATGCACCCTTACAACCGATGA
- the med8 gene encoding mediator of RNA polymerase II transcription subunit 8 isoform X2 — translation MQREEKQLEASVDSLISRVAHVKNALHSFIYKLENEYERLTWPSVLDNFALLSGQLNTINKLLKNEKTPSFRNQVIIPLLLSPDRDEDLAKLTEQRVPVFSHEIVPDYLRTKPDPEVEEQEKQLSAEAARIGPEVAQKQIQTLNKLCSNLLEKLNNPRDDRDAESAAIRQNKPSFNPADTNALVGAVAFGKGLSKCRPPGPVAPGHPGQGPMMSGGPTLQQVTIGGGSAQQAGMGGSVAQQPQGQPGRRPGELGKMPSSIKTNIKSASGSMHPYNR, via the exons ATG cAGCGGGAGGAGAAGCAGCTGGAGGCTTCGGTGGACTCGCTCATCTCTCGGGTGGCTCACGTTAAAAACGCTCTGCACAGTTTCATCTACAAGCTGGAGAACGAGTACGAGCGACTGACGTG GCCTTCTGTTTTGGACAACTTCGCTCTTCTATCCGGTCAGCTGAACACGATCAATAAACTGCTCAAGAACGAGAAGACGCCTTCCTTTCGCAACCAGGTTATCATCCCACTGCTTCTGTCTCCAGACCGGGATGAGGATTTAGCA AAACTCACGGAGCAGCGTGTCCCAGTCTTCAGCCATGAGATTGTTCCAGACTACCTGCGGACCAAGCCCGAtccagaggtggaggagcaggagaaacaGCTGAGTGCAGAGGCAGCACGGATCGGCCCAGAGGTGGCACAG AAACAGATCCAGACGCTGAACAAACTATGTTCAAATCTGCTAGAGAAGCTCAACAATCCTCGTGATGACAGAGATGCAGAAAGTGCAG caaTACGACAGAACAAACCGTCTTTCAACCCCGCCGACACCAACGCGCTGGTCGGAGCTGTCGCGTTTGGAAAGGGGCTTTCCAAATGTAGGCCTCCAGGTCCAGTGGCCCCTGGACATCCAGGACAAGGGCCCATGATGAGTGGAGGCCCGACCTTACAGCAGGTCACCATTGGCGGTGGTTCAGCCCAGCAAGCAGGTATGGGAGGATCTGTGGCTCAACAGCCGCAAGGGCAGCCAGGTAGGAGACCTGGAGAGCTGG gtAAAATGCCGAGCAGCATCAAGACAAACATCAAATCTGCGTCCGGTTCAATGCACCCTTACAACCGATGA
- the med8 gene encoding mediator of RNA polymerase II transcription subunit 8 isoform X4: MQQREEKQLEASVDSLISRVAHVKNALHSFIYKLENEYERLTWPSVLDNFALLSGQLNTINKLLKNEKTPSFRNQVIIPLLLSPDRDEDLAKLTEQRVPVFSHEIVPDYLRTKPDPEVEEQEKQLSAEAARIGPEVAQKQIQTLNKLCSNLLEKLNNPRDDRDAESAAIRQNKPSFNPADTNALVGAVAFGKGLSKCRPPGPVAPGHPGQGPMMSGGPTLQQVTIGGGSAQQAGKMPSSIKTNIKSASGSMHPYNR; encoded by the exons ATGCAG cAGCGGGAGGAGAAGCAGCTGGAGGCTTCGGTGGACTCGCTCATCTCTCGGGTGGCTCACGTTAAAAACGCTCTGCACAGTTTCATCTACAAGCTGGAGAACGAGTACGAGCGACTGACGTG GCCTTCTGTTTTGGACAACTTCGCTCTTCTATCCGGTCAGCTGAACACGATCAATAAACTGCTCAAGAACGAGAAGACGCCTTCCTTTCGCAACCAGGTTATCATCCCACTGCTTCTGTCTCCAGACCGGGATGAGGATTTAGCA AAACTCACGGAGCAGCGTGTCCCAGTCTTCAGCCATGAGATTGTTCCAGACTACCTGCGGACCAAGCCCGAtccagaggtggaggagcaggagaaacaGCTGAGTGCAGAGGCAGCACGGATCGGCCCAGAGGTGGCACAG AAACAGATCCAGACGCTGAACAAACTATGTTCAAATCTGCTAGAGAAGCTCAACAATCCTCGTGATGACAGAGATGCAGAAAGTGCAG caaTACGACAGAACAAACCGTCTTTCAACCCCGCCGACACCAACGCGCTGGTCGGAGCTGTCGCGTTTGGAAAGGGGCTTTCCAAATGTAGGCCTCCAGGTCCAGTGGCCCCTGGACATCCAGGACAAGGGCCCATGATGAGTGGAGGCCCGACCTTACAGCAGGTCACCATTGGCGGTGGTTCAGCCCAGCAAGCAG gtAAAATGCCGAGCAGCATCAAGACAAACATCAAATCTGCGTCCGGTTCAATGCACCCTTACAACCGATGA